Genomic segment of Tiliqua scincoides isolate rTilSci1 chromosome 1, rTilSci1.hap2, whole genome shotgun sequence:
GTCTGAAGGATCTCTAAACCCCAGGAAGGAGCTTTTCAGGTATCAACAGAAGGAAGGTGGAAGAGCCATCTTGCTTGACAAGAAGCAATCTCATATTACTTTCCAATTTTGGATCTTAAACTGAACTATTGAtaattttattcatattttatataattgtgttgattttatttttggGCTTGTTTGTGACTGTAATAAAtctgaattaatgaatgaatattaTTTTCGATCTAAGCAGTTGACTTGTTTTACATTATGTCCAATACCCAAGATATGGCAGGACAGGCGATTAGTAATCATATCTAGTTATTTATTAAGGTTTAATACTGCTTGCGATTTATCTACAATGTATCTGGGAAAATACAGAAAAACATACAATGAGATTCAAGTGCACAACCTTTCAAAATGTAAAATGATAACCTTTAAACCTGATATTTCTCTATATACACATTGGTGCAAACTTAATGCTAACTCATTTGTCCTCTTCCAAATTGCAACCCTTATAGTGCCCTAGGATGCtttcttcattttaaatgtaCACTCACCAAAATCTACACATAGTTGCAGAGTGTTTGAACTGGCTTAGAAAACTGATCTAACTAGCACATTTGATTTTGGTTATGTTTTCTGAACTACAAATCCTTTAACACACAATACATTTTTCTAACTCTTTGACTTTTAACAAAATATGACTTGTACTTCAAAAGGAAAAGCTTTGGAATGATCATAGAACGGAAAGGTAACCAGAGTAGCTGGTGCATCACACCGTAACTATAAAGCTCTGTGGTCATTCTTCAATAACACCTTTGACAAAAGAAAATGAGGTAATGTGTTTGGTTTCCTTATCTGTGTTCATAAGAATACTTGAAATATTCATACAATCTTTTCACTTAGTATCCAAAAATGTCTTCTCGTCTCAGGAAGTCAAGACTTGGAACAGAAACGTAATTTCCTGGATGTTTAAGGTTACTGACAAATTGGAAAGGCATTCCTACGTctattttccagaaattttggTTCGTAGTTGTTTATAAGCATAAACAAAGAATACTTTAGCAATAACAGATTCTGAATTAGTCACTGACTAGTTCATGTTAAATGGTGGAGGTGGACTGGGAATGAGATTAAAtccaagtgttttttttaaaaatacacattatGCAAAACTGTTTTAAAAGCTTTGTTTGCTCATCATTTTGAGAACCAATTCAAAATGTAAAAGACAGAGCCATTTCCATGATCAAGTTGTCAGCCTCCGAGGACGAACATACGTGAGTTATCCAGCAGCAGCTAGCAAGCCTCTTGTGTGCTTCATCATTAAAGTTCTGAGCATCCTTTGTAGTAACTAATGTACCTCCGTTTCTAACCTTAGAGAATTTCTGATGGCAAAATCCAGAATTCTTTTGAACTGCTCATATGACCTTGTTACTGGAAGTTCTAAGCAGTTTAGGTATCTCTTTCCAACAGGATATTTTATATGCCGAAACTTAATGGTGGGCTCAGGATCAAATCCAACGGGTGGAATATAATGGACGCCAGTCGCAAACACCAAGATGTCCTCCAGGGTTACAGCTGACTCACCATCTGGACCAAGACATTTGAAAAGTTTTGATTAGCACCAAACAAGAGCTCCCGCATTACTAGTGGTGGCATCAAGTGAAAGTAATAGTAGTGGTATTGCAAATGTGTTCTATTTAACTGCAAAGTGGAACTACACTGAAATGCAAAGAAAACCCTGGCCTAGTAGTTCAGGGAAAAAAAAGCATTCAGAAATTCTAAGACAGAGGGAATTTTCTCTTACCAGCCGTTTCCTGTAAGTAACCCATCCAGAAATCAAGACTTCTGGCAGCGTCTGCTCCTGATAAACTACGGTTTGTAAAAAGATCACTTAGAAGTTTTGCTGAAAGTTCCTCAGGCTTATCACATAATATGCTACAGAATGCATCAGGATTTGCCTGCATTTTTTCCAGAACACCAAGTGTTTCCAAGCCCCGCCTAAACCTGTAGGATAAAAAATACACACAGAAAACAAAGAGTGCTATGAGCATTATAAAATAAGAACACTCTCCCCTCACATACTAGCAAACTGACTTTTctgacattaaaaaaatactgGTTTAAAGAATTCACTGCCTTGTCCTATATGTGGATGAACTAAAAGAGTTAGCATTGTTGTTGCAGCTGGTATCAACTCTTGTTCTTAACTGATGATTTTTTCAAGGCTACTAAAATCTTCTCTTGAAGTTCTTTGAGTGAAATAAAGCTGCAGAGTCTTCTCCCTTGTGCTGGACTCTTCTAGATGGCTGACACTTCTGCCATTGAACTGTAAACGCTCGTCTAAACTCAGTGAAAACAGATTCAAGGTATGCTTCTTTGTATGGTTAGTAGCATACTGTGTGTTCCATTACTAGGTTGTACCTTGGTATATGGGTCTGGATTCAAAAGTACTGCGATGAAACAAAGGCACTTCTGCACATGCAAGGTGGCATCCTGATTTATGCCAATTCTTATCTAATTCTTTGCTTCTCTAGGAAGGTCCAACCTTCAGGAATTCTTTATTACCACATGGAATAGAACATGTgatctttttaaaattatacatGCAGAATATAGGTTACCCAATATTGGgagggtattattattattgggaggGTTTATTGCATGTAAACTAGTAAAACTGTTCTAGACTATAAACTATAGTTCTATAAACCAAAAAAGATGTAGTAAGCTGTTTCTCATGAAACTCACCTTTCAAAAGGCAAAAGAGTTCTCTTGATGACATGGTAATTCAGTATCTCATTCACTAACATAGCTTTATCGCTTAAAGctgttacaggtttcaaatatcCAATGCTGGCGAGATATTCAGAGCAATCACTTATTGCACATTCTAAGCTGCTCAAAGTTTTTGCAGACTTTATCTATAGTAGGATAGAAAACTTTAACTGGTTTATTTGTTGAATAAATGAACCATGGGTTGCAAACTGATAAACCTAGATCATCTACTTGTGCTCAGGCATGAACTGACACTGACTTACAGGCTGTTACATGTTGTTATTCCATCAGTAGATTCCTGGTGGAAAATATACCCCAACACCCTACTTCTGTTTAAAAGACATTAACACCTGGAGGCTATCAACCATATAAATGATCCCTGAAAGCAAAGCACTGACAGAATAAAATCTGTGTGTAGATTATATATAAACAATTCTTATCGTTCCCTTGGTACAAACACAAGGAAAAAAGTACCTATATACATAAATGGTTGTCATTATGACAGAGACAGTTTATTGGGAAGAAAGATAAGCAGATTTATTAAGATAACtagaattaaattaccttttgaTTTTATGATTTTTCTGTTAACTTATGCTAAATCTATTCCCCCTTCCAGGATCATTAATTTTTTACATTGTAACTTCAGCACTAATTTGTGATGCTAAACGTTAGCAATTCAGTAAAGTACTAAcaatattacccctgctaactgggtaagaggccctttttcatgtgggtgctcctttttttagcagggggagagtaactggcccacctcaccccagcactgtctgttctagtggctgtctgctggtattcatttgcatttttttagattgtgagcccttttgggacagagagccatttagttatttgatttttctctgtaaaccgctttgtgaacttttagttaaaaGCGGTATatcaatactgttaataataataatatctgcagtccaacagcccaattctatgcctagtgactgttggctgcagcagcattaaaatggctaccgctgcatccagcagcaccactgggtctgccagaggcctcctcccaAGTAATGGTGTAGGGGCAATAGTTCTCCATTTTGCACTGTCTATTCTGATGGTGCAGCTCTGtgttgagctcagcactggcatggAGCATAGAATAGGGTGGAGCAGGGCtatgccagtcccacccccctcctaccCTGGTTCctccacaccccagaatgcctcctcccgcccccaaggccctcacaaTCACCCAGAGCTTCTACTGTGCTCCAGACAACACCTATCCATTCCTGAGCAccgtgccaactggtgctgggccagagcTGACTCCTCTCAGGGTGTTGCGGACTAGCCTTATGGATCGTTtgagacacccagcactggcactagagtTCAGCACTAGCACTGACGTATGTTTGGACTGGGCCCTAATGCAATCTTCCATTCAGTGCTATGCACACTcatctggaagcaagtcccattgcactcaaagtggtttacttctgagtaattatGCACAGGACTATGCTGCAAGTTAATCTGTAGAGAAGTATGAAAGTGGTgcaattactcagaagtaagtccactcaGTTCAgcaagatttaggctgtaatacTATCTTAcgcactggaaacaaacacttctactaaGGAATTAACAACTTTGTTCAGAAGTGATTAATTTTCATTGAACAAAGGAATAAATCACATTCATACAATTATGGAACACCAGTTTAATTTTCTGTTACCTTTTTTATGGTCTGCAATACATCCACATCAGCAACATCTTCCGCAGTTGGTGTGACATTCTCTGTGCCATATACAAGGCAATTAAATAAGGTCTCGGAGAAGAAGCTAGGGGACGGGCCTCCATGAACCAGAGAAACTGCAATCATTTTTCCAGCTTCATAGTACAAATTGTCTTTAAGAGCTGCAAGTACAAATGTTAACTGTTGTAGTTAACCAGCTCTGCTGGCATACATTCTAATCAGACCAAATGGCCCAACCACAATTTTGTTTCTAGCAACAGCCAGCTAAAAGCGGCACATGAAGGAAGCACCATTTTTCTTTTAACGCCTCCGGCATATGCTTATTTAGCAGCATACTGTACCTCTGAATAAAGAAGTTCCATTCTGCTATCATGGCAAATAGCCACGGATATACCTACAATTCATGAATCAGCCTAATTTAAGCTGGTGGACACCCCAACAATATATTGTGGCAGTCAATTCCACACATTAATCATATGTTCACACAATACATAAGGGCTGGAAACTTCTGCCTAATCAagtaaagctgctgctgctcctcctcaaaGCTGGGTAACTTTCTCAAGCAGCTGTTGATGCAGCATGAAGTGGGACAGTCAAAGAAAAAGCTGAGCtactttgaaggggaaaaaagcactagAATAAATACAAAGGAGTCTTTATGCTTTAGTGCAGGGGAGTCTAAACATTTttgcaagagggccacatcatctctctgacactatgttaggggccagggaaaaaagaatttacattttaaatttgaataaatttacataaatgaatatattagagatgggacatatgaatgaatgaatggtcttgcagtagctcaaggtctataaaagccttgcacaaagcaaggccagcctttcctttgctgccactgctgcatcacagatgtgaaacagcaggtagtggagggagccctcatcccacagctcaggtgatgCTGAatagttgtcctcacactgagagcagttgcgttgggccagtacaggctccagcaaaactccagagggccagaagctcattggagactaggggctccctgcgggccggattggaagcccctgagggctgcaagtggtccccaggccggggtttgggcacctctgctttaGTGAACTGATTGGCTGGGATAAAAATGCCATTTTCATTCTATCTGCACCCCCTTCCCTGAaaaattacaggtggggccttggtatctatGGGGGAATTGTTCTCAGACCACCCACGCATACCAAAAATAGCATGATTTTCAGCCTCTTTTGCCCTCTGAAGAGGACTGAAgctgggcttccctgggcctcagaatgccttaaaaggcttaaaacatcacttccagtttcctttgggaaactggaagtcacatttatTTGGCTTTAAGAGTCCGTTTGAAaccagaggcagtgggcagacatGCGCTGCCTTTGCGGACTTCAGAGAGCCCTCCAGAgggaccagagtgcagctctggCCCCCCCTCGGAGGGTTCAGTGGAGCCgagtctggcccaacatgggtccaggggacctgcgttgagccagattccATGGATGCAAAATTTGTGGATaatcaggctccacctgtatttggcTATGCTTCAAGTGCTGGAAGAAGTTTGAAGAACTACTGCAGCTTTCTAGTGCTTTACTACATAGTTAACTCTATAACATGCTGCTTCCCTGACAGCAATAGTGCTTATTACCTTTGTGGAGCCAATACACTCCTCAGACAagattatttttccttttcatcCAGACCCGAGGCCTTCAAAGTACGCTCCATGGTACACCAGCGAAAGCTTCTTGGGCGTCACAAAGCCTTACCGTTCTGCTCTGCCGCCTCCCATCTTTGTGCACCTGATCTTTGTAGAAAACTTGTGCTAGGCAGACACTTCTACTGCCGATTGCCTTAGAAAGTCACTATCTTTCATGTAATCCCTCCTCACAGCAAAGCTGTGGGACAAAAACTGAATAATTTTACATGCATTCCTAAATCCTCAAAGGGATTAAAATGGGATAAAGTCATCTCccaaatattttgaatatttacaGTTTAGATTTACCTTGAGCATCAAAAGACAAGTTCTTTGAAGAATCACCTTCAAAGAGTGATGAGTTCTGAAGGTGAAGCATCAGTAATTGAAAAAAGTCTTCCTTTGATGAATGACAGATCTCCATCTGTACTTTATTCTTGCTGTCTACAAACTTCACTTCAATATTATTGCTAGGAGTGAAGTTCCGCTTTTGAAATCCTTTTAAGGCACTATCCCATAAGTTTTGTTTATTGATATTCAGTCTTGTTGGTTTGTTATTAATCTGTGATCTTAGTTCCCTCAGAATATTAGAAActtctcttctttgcattctgAGTTGCCTAAACAATACAAAATGAATGCTTTGATAAGCATAGCAACCAATTAGAAGCAGTAAGAATTTTGAATCTGTTTGGGTATCTGCCTTATGATTTGTCAAATTTCAGAATAAATCAATGCCGAGAATGTAGCTTTTAGCTCACTGTAATTTTACACAGTTTCAGAGAATCCATCTATAGTATACATATTTATTTGAAAGACTTTGCTCTTGCCTTTAGGCAAGTCAATATAGTTTACAGCACAgctctccaaactacagcccatgGGCTACATCAGGAGTTTGGTGACAGCCCTCCCCTCCATAAGTAGCACTTAGCATTCTGCTGCACTGTCGCTTATCTGCCCACTCAATCTGGACATAGACACACTCTGGGtagttgtgtctgcccagaaattcTGGTGCAAAGCCTACTGGGGTGATGGGTGAtaagacacaactgcccagagcatccctatgtACAGATCAGGTTGGGGGATAAGTGGCagcatggtggaacagtaagcatcgctctaaaacagcagcaacaacatatTGCTTAACAGAAAGGCAGCAAAAAACCAAACCATAATTTACACCTAAAAAAACCACCAACTTGCCAACAAAACACATGGCCAGTCATCACCCTCTTCCAAAAGGGAGAGCCAACAAGTCTGGTTTTTATAAATCTCTTTGGAATTGAGACCAATCAAACGTCTATGGAGAGGGCATCCAATGAGACTGGaatcaccactgaaaaggccctgccccTAGTAGATCCCTACTGTGCAAATGGCAAGTCCCCAGAGCAGCCTGTATAACAGATTTTGAAACTCATTTTGTTTGAAAATATTTATTCCGATGGAACAAAATACTAATTTCAGATGGAAGTGTGCAAGCGAGATATGCCAGTGTATTCCCAAGTACATCGGTGTAACAGTCCCAACAATGTAGCAGCCGGGCCGCTGACCAATgctagtacagtggtgcctcgcaagacgaatgcaacgaaaaactcgcaagacgaaagcattttgcaagttttttggtgactcgcaagatgaatttttctatggccgtgcttcgtaagacaaatttttttcctttttttttggggggggggtttgttttaaatcgcacttcgcaagacgaaaatttcgcaaaacgaatCGACTTGCGgcacgaattaatttcgtcttgcgaggcaccactgtacaatgTTGGAAAAAACATAGCGTTAGCATAGTTCACATATCACTAGGACTCCAACAACTAGGGGCTGCGATAAGGGGGCCAGTCGTTCAAAATGAACAATTCCATTGGGATAGCACAAGCAGCTGTTGGGATCTCAGTCAATTCCCCCCCGCCCCCTGAACAACTTAATAGTCCACCACAGCATACTATCCAATATTTACTTACGTCTTTCTTTGTGACAGATTCCTCACTGAAGGACTGATCAAGGGAGATGGGGATAGTAGTCTGTTGTTGGAAGAAGGAAGATCCAGCTGAGAACATTGAGTATATCCATTGTGGCAAATCATCTTTGGGgacctgaaggggaaaaaaaaccccaaaattacTAGCTATAAAGTCTCTAGTGTTTGTCTTTAGCAGAATACCTGGAGCATGATGTGACTGTTCCCTAAACCTTTTCTTAAAGTTAAGATGCAACAGCTTGCACGTATGCATCTGTAATTGCAGTTGGACTTTTTGATTCACAGAAACGGACACTTCTGTAACTCATGGTGCTGTTCAATATTTGAATGCATCCAATTCATAAGGTGAAAGTGGAACTTGCATTTAGGCAGAATGAACCACTTCTAAATTAAGGAAAAAATCTATTGGTAGTTAAACTACTGTGCTTGGAACTGTGAATTCAAAcaagctccactgaaatcaatgggacttgcaacTTGAACACACAGATGTACTTCTGCAACCCTTTTCTTAGAGTCAATGAGTTCCATTTTACTTTGAGAGTGCAGTGCAGGCTGAATCTGATGTTCCTGTGTTTTAAAGCAGCTTGATGGCTAGCATGAGGGACTGCTTCAGGAAGGGGCACTGGAACATATAGAGTTCACCATGTAGACCTTTGATCAGTTTCAGACTATAGGTTAGTTGAAAGAGGGAGGAAACTACATGCCTGACTAAAAAGCCAAGATGAGATCCAGGAGACTGCCTGGCGCATTTGGGTGATGGCTCTTCCAGCAAACTGTCACCTGAGTTTTCCGACACAGCCAGAGGACGCTTTCTCCATTTCTGACAGCTACCTGTAGAATGTACAATTCTCTTGTTATTTTTCTAGCAAATCTTTTAATGTTTCTCTTAATCCAAATATTATAGATTGTACGTTTCATACCATCTGGTTTGGCAAGGATGGTTCTACATTCTATACATTCCCAATTTTGCTCCCATGTCGTTAGCAAGGAACATGCCATATGAGTCCCACTGGAACCACAATACTGACAACGCTTTATTTCCCATTtgctaaaaagaagaaaaatattggaaTTAAGGTAAGCTTCAAGGCAAAACAAATGTAGCCACTTTGCTGTATAACCTTCATTGAGCATAAGCCTATTTCCCAAATAAAGCTTAATTGTTCAATTGCAACATATTGTTATGTGGCAAAATGGAAAGAGGGGATGGAGACTAGCAATCTTATGTGTTGTTTACCAGGCAAGCCCCCTTAGGAAAGGCTTCTGCAATGGAGGATCTGCCTCACATATCCGTCAAATTTCAGAGTGGGTAGATGCAACTGGGCTTCTGAAGGTAGAGGTGGTTACATACTTGCCTTTCCTTCAGGTTTTTGGACTTTAGACATGGTGGATTCATActtggctttttaaaatatttatgctgTGCCTCCAATTGTCATTGTTTTCTGCAACAAAATGCCTAACACTGCATCTTGTTTGTATTGAATATAGAAAACAGAAGCCCACCAGCCCACTGAAGCCAAGTTTGGAGGACTTAGAACATTACCGTAGCTGTGCAGTCATCAGTATGCGCGGTGGCTGTTTGATTCAATGATGGACTATCATTCTAAGCTACAAGTACATGCATCAATCTTGCCTGGAAGAACTGCATATATTTAATACCTATCAGGCTCATTGTAGTCTCTCCCATTTTTGCAAAGGCATCTTCTGGCATCACAGTGTTGGTAACACTGAAGGAGGTCCTGGTATGCATTCTCTTCCAGTTCCCAGGAAGCATCTCTGAAGACAATCAAAATTTGTATTGGAACAATTTTACTTCTATAATTTAGCTTGTCTGCTTAACATGCATTCAGTTAAGATCAGTGTCTCTCAaccaggtggtgtctggtggtactagGGGACTccaggacacctgctgcccagcagagagaccagaaacatgacacaaatagtggtaggaggctccaaagcatgcctttccacaatcaaaaaagccctcctgtccatcctgactctcttactggtgtttgtcaggtgacatctggcctcccaactcagaagtaactggcaatgatgtcatcaccatttcAGGTGGTACTTGAAACTGATGGACAATGTGACggggtacagcggaggacaaatgttgagaaatactgagtTAGATCATTTGACCATCTGACAATGCAAGAATAACTGTATCAAGTAAGTAGCTCTAGTCTAGTTGATCAGTCTATCTTTTGCAATCCAGACCTCCAACTAGCAAGCCAGTGAAAAGTTTGACCCTAGCTCTCTGCAAAGTATTGCTTTCAAAATTCAGGAGactttcctccttcccctctctgGCGTGATTTCTCATCTCAATTCCTGGTGTTGATCATGGTTACACATGTGTAAGTCAAGCCAAACCATGGTTACTGTTATTTGCCTGCCAGCTCCTATTTATATCAGGTACCAGTCAAGAGGAAATCCTCTTAACTTAAAGTTCAAAATTTAACCAGAGCTTTTTCAACTGCCATCTTTTAAAT
This window contains:
- the G2E3 gene encoding G2/M phase-specific E3 ubiquitin-protein ligase; this translates as MSSGIWQKGEEEEGFYGFLTEDIQKEINRAARLKCSICKKKGASIGCVASRCKRSYHFPCGTERGCIFQFRENFPSYCWKHRPIQKRPSNSKGSSQCTICLELVEHSPSYAILTSPCCKNAWFHRDCLQCQALSAGVFFFRCPVCNNKDKFQNEMLRMGIYIPEKDASWELEENAYQDLLQCYQHCDARRCLCKNGRDYNEPDSKWEIKRCQYCGSSGTHMACSLLTTWEQNWECIECRTILAKPDGSCQKWRKRPLAVSENSGDSLLEEPSPKCARQSPGSHLGFLVRSPKMICHNGYTQCSQLDLPSSNNRLLSPSPLISPSVRNLSQRKTQLRMQRREVSNILRELRSQINNKPTRLNINKQNLWDSALKGFQKRNFTPSNNIEVKFVDSKNKVQMEICHSSKEDFFQLLMLHLQNSSLFEGDSSKNLSFDAQALKDNLYYEAGKMIAVSLVHGGPSPSFFSETLFNCLVYGTENVTPTAEDVADVDVLQTIKKIKSAKTLSSLECAISDCSEYLASIGYLKPVTALSDKAMLVNEILNYHVIKRTLLPFERFRRGLETLGVLEKMQANPDAFCSILCDKPEELSAKLLSDLFTNRSLSGADAARSLDFWMGYLQETADGESAVTLEDILVFATGVHYIPPVGFDPEPTIKFRHIKYPVGKRYLNCLELPVTRSYEQFKRILDFAIRNSLRLETEMLQGVCTEVLFRTENFTSTASRLGVMTEKCYLLLL